The following are encoded in a window of Manduca sexta isolate Smith_Timp_Sample1 chromosome 16, JHU_Msex_v1.0, whole genome shotgun sequence genomic DNA:
- the LOC115450902 gene encoding uncharacterized protein LOC115450902: MDEDNANEPEPTTSKKDCQKGTSGHELDKKGNDERSSNSDTWSSAGSYSVKSRLDMADGRTDGPKPITKRESKMKDRRKKIRGDRRRRGRIEKRKRSEVRRQVVRRPPKRKPRMDRRRELSVSTIFTRLSPGSTRRARSPTCQYCGHRCCLKRYCQKTKRVRFKRIRKNKKLGKKRKRTLPSECIQTGSRSVMLSPLFVNTNSTPVSEETKEDERYIEITPEIIYASLRRLTMWREGVETGTLLDFIKRNYPVDSDMKRLQDELRGKLRVAVLVGLVTQLSEEMWSLSSALKKRRLTRTHVSLFWKIYADTMSPVARKGVTTLEPDREDTQTNTALAFDEFAYDDIV; this comes from the exons ATGGACGAAGACAATGCTAATGAGCCCGAACCAACCACAAGTAAGAAGGACTGCCAAAAAGGAACCTCAGGCCACGAACTTGACAAAAAAGGTAATGACGAACGAAGCTCGAACAGCGATACCTGGTCTTCAGCCGGCAGCTACTCCGTGAAGAGTAGACTGGATATGGCTGACGGTAGAACGGATGGTCCTAAACCAATAACCAAGAGAGAATCTAAGATGAAGGACAGACGAAAGAAGATCCGTGGCGACAGGCGGCGTCGAGGTAGAATCGAGAAGAGAAAGCGGTCCGAAGTCCGGAGGCAGGTGGTTCGAAGACCACCGAAAAGAAAGCCCAGGATGGACAGACGGAGAGAGTTGTCAGTATCGACTATCTTCACAAGGCTATCCCCCGGGAGCACACGCAGGGCCAGGAGCCCCACCTGTCAATATTGTGGACATCGTTGCTGCCTTAAAAG ATACTGTCAAAAGACTAAAAGAGTACGGTTCAAGAGGATcaggaaaaataaaaagcttGGAAAAAAGAGAAAGAGGACGCTGCCTTCAg AATGCATACAGACTGGGTCTCGTAGTGTGATGCTGTCTCCGTTGTTCGTGAACACCAATTCGACTCCTGTGTCTGAAGAGACTAAGGAAGACGAGAGATATATTGAG ATCACTCCAGAGATTATTTACGCAAGTCTCAGAAGACTGACTATGTGGCGGGAAGGAGTGGAGACAGGAACTCTTTTAGATTTCATAAAG CGCAATTATCCAGTGGACTCCGATATGAAACGACTGCAGGATGAATTGCGCGGGAAACTGCGCGTCGCTGTTCTTGTAG GTTTGGTAACACAACTATCTGAGGAGATGTGGAGCTTGTCCAGTGCGTTGAAGAAACGAAGGTTGACCAGGACGCACGTGTCGCTGTTCTGGAAAATATATGCCGACACTATGAGTCCCGTCGCCAGGAAAGGAGTTACT ACCCTGGAACCAGATAGAGAGGATACACAGACCAACACAGCTTTAGCATTCGACGAATTCGCTTACGACGACATAGtataa